One window of Plasmodium falciparum 3D7 genome assembly, chromosome: 7 genomic DNA carries:
- a CDS encoding tetratricopeptide repeat protein, putative, translated as MFISEDLDPEALKNEANIKWKEGNMEEANIIWRQALKECIKYSMRGIPTNKNRDMQISLRLNLSLYHYKKKEYSDCINQCNIIIDNLLNLEEMLQYYNMGDEEENKKESNNNDGDKGDHISDDKGDHMSDDKGDHKDDDKGDHMSDDKGDHKDDDKGDHMSDDKGDHKDDDKGDHMSDDKDKSNVNLREKKYIIKKDILIKIFLRRASSFLCLQEFNKCNEDLGIIKKLENNDAEAATLEKRMIIEKKDYERKQKELYKKMCNSK; from the exons atgtttatatctGAGGACTTAGACCCAGAAGCACTGAAAAATGAAGCTAACATAAAATGGAAAGAG ggAAATATGGAAGAGGCCAATATAATATGGAGGCAGGCACTAAAggaatgtataaaatattctaTGAGAG gTATTCCTACAAACAAAAATAGAGATATGCAAATATCTCTCAGATTaaatttatctttatatcattataaaaaaaaagaatactCAGATTGTATAAATCAGTGCAACATAATAATAGATAATTTGTTGAATCTGGAAGAAATGTTGCAGTATTATAATATGGGAGATGAGgaagaaaacaaaaaggaaagtaacaataatgatggtGATAAAGGTGATCATATAAGTGATGATAAAGGTGATCATATGAGTGATGATAAAGGTGATCATAAGGATGATGATAAAGGTGATCATATGAGTGATGATAAAGGTGATCATAAGGATGATGATAAAGGTGATCATATGAGTGATGATAAAGGTGATCATAAGGATGATGATAAAGGTGATCATATGAGTGATGATAAAGATAAATCTAATGTTAACCTACgggagaaaaaatatataataaagaaagacattcttattaaaatatttttaagaagAGCTAgttcatttttatgtttacaa gaatttaataaatgtaatGAAGACCTaggtataataaaaaagttaGAAAACAATGATGCTGAAGCAGCTACTTTAGAGAAGAGAATGATAATcgaaaaaaaagattatgaaagaaaacaaaaagagttgtataaaaaaatgtgtaaCAGCAAATAa